The stretch of DNA AGCAGCGGTTTCAGCGCCACGTGCGGCCTGAAGTTTTGGTTCTTCAGCGTATCCAAGGCGTTGATGCCGCTGCCGTCGAAGCAGGTGCCGATCAGCACCAGCGCTTGATCCAGATCGGACGTGAGGCGGCGGCGATGCTTGCCCACCCAATCACGGGCAAAGTCCAGCGCATGGGTGCGAATGAACACCTTGTTTTTCTCGCTGCACCAGCCGCGTTGCACGAAGTCGTCCGGCGTGGTAATGGTGCCGCGCAGGAACTTCTGCAACTGGTCGCGCTTGAGCTCTGACGCAGCGCCGAAGGTGCGCAAAAACTGGCGGGTGATCGGCTCGGCATTGACCGGCGGGGGTTCTATGCCTTTGTTGGCGTCCTCGTCGATGAGCTGGTTGATGCCAATCAGCGCCTCGCGCACGGAAAGGGTTTGGCCTTCGTCCACATAGACCTTGCCGTAGTGGCGCGAGAAGTACTCCAGCGCCTTGCCGCGTCGAATCACCTGCAGGTCGGCGGCGGGCAAGCCCTCCTTGGCGTGGTTCTCCAGCATGGCCTGCAACTGGCGCACATCGGCCATCACTTCGCGGCGCATCCGGCCCCAGCTCACTGGCTTGGGCTCTTCGGTACGCTTGCGGCAGACGTGGATGATGTCGTATTCGATCTTCTGGGCGCCAAAAGAAGCGTTTTCGCCCTTGGTCTCGTCGGAGCGGATGGGGTAGGTCGCCTCCAGATAGAAGCCGGCATCGAAGAGGGACTCCAGCACCGCCACCCAGGGCTCGTCTTCGCTGTGGTGAAAGGTGAAGGCGAGGATGCCGCCGGGTTTGAGGATGCGATGCGCCTCGCGCCAGCACTGGGTGAGCAGGCGCTGGTAGAAGCCATCCGGGTCGTCCTTTTCGCGGAATGGGTTGGCAACCACCTCCACCGCTTTGGGCGTGTACTCGGCGGTGAAATAGTTGGGATACTTGTCCTTGAGCACCAGGCGCAGCCAGACGTAGAAGAAGTCGGCCAGCTCTGCGTATTGCAGAATGCCGCCAAACGGCGGATCGGTGATAACCAGGTCGATGCCGCCGTCCGCAAGCTGCTTCAGCTCGGTCGAGGAGCCGCAGAATACCTCCGCCTCACCCACCGGATCGCCGGGAGAGACTTTTTCGCTTTTGCCGCTGATTTCGCCAGCCAGCGCGGCATCCGTGCGCCGGAGCGTCTCGGCGCTCACCGCTTCCCAAGGATGGATGGCCCAATCGCGGCCTTCAATTAGCGAAGGGATGCAAGACGTCCAAGGACCGTAACCCATTGGTGAAAAAACGCCAACTTCAATCAGCGTGGATTTAGGGTGGTAGTTGTTATTGGATAGCGCTGGTACAAAGTGGTCTTTCTTAACGTGCCAGAAGGCAAACATACTTTGGTTGCGTAAATAGTTCTGAAACGCCCCCAGCACATACTCGCGCACCTTCCAGTCATAGCTGCCGACTTCGACAATAGCCTTGAGCAGTTGCGCATGCACCAGCAACTGGCGCGGATTGAACATATCGGCCCATTGCTGATAACCGTGGCCATTGGCAATTAGGTCTTTGATCATGGCGCGCAGGCTTGGCGGGATATCAGATTGCGGCCAGTAGTCCTTCAGGTCAGCGTTCTTGCGTGCTTCCCATTCCGCGAATGCTGCGTCGTACTGCTTGGCGTGCGCCACATCAAATGCTGCGAAGAAGCGACCACTGTACGGCATTCCGGCTTTATCTCGCTTCGGTGCGTAGCCTTGAACCCCGTAAGCACCAAATGGCGCTGTTTTACCGGTTGGCCTCAGCGCAGCAATAATGTCTTGGGTGGTGCCGCATTGCGCGCAAGTAAATTTGCCATTGCCTGCCTTGTTGGCGCGATCTGTTGGAAACGTGGTTTTCGCCTCCGGCCAGGTCACCTCACCCGGCAGCTTGCCACGCACCTCCAGCAAGCGAATCTTGGCAGCGCGTGCCTGGTTCCAGCGCGCGGTGGCGGCGGCATCGTCCTGGGCCGAACCGCCGTAGGGCGCGCCCGTTGCATCCTGCCTGACTTCGCCCGCCAGCCATTGCGGATGCACCAGCAGGCTCAGTTCCACCTTTTTGTTTTTGCCCTTGCCGAGCTTCACCATCGCGGTGTGGCCGCAGTGTGGGCAGATGACGCCCTTCTTACGGTCGAGCACCGAGTAAGGCGCTTCCGTGGGCGCGACGTAGAACGGCGCATCGGGTGCCATACGCGCGGCTTCTTCCTCGACGTCGAAGGCTGCCCCACACTTGCCGCAGGTGTGTGCCCAGTACTTGACGGTGAGCGTTTTCACCGCCATCACGGGGCTGGTCATGATCGGCGTGCGGTGGCCGCAGCCCGTCACCTGACACGGGCCGTGCTTGGCCCAGAAGGTGTAAATGATCTCCGGGCCTTCGTACTTGTAGTCCTTGCGCTGCTCGCGTGGGATGGTCAGCGGATCGAAGTCGGCGGGCATCACCTTTTGGGTCGGCAGGTGCGTCCACGTTCCCTTTTCACCTTCCGGGCCGTCGCAGTAGTAGTACGGCATGATATGCGGCTTGACCTCGGCCTTGATGTCGGCGAGCAGGCGCTTCACCTCCTCCAGATCGACATTGGCCAGTTCCTGCTTGACCACGAACCACGCGACCGGGTTGAGGTCGTTGCCGACCATCTGCATGCCGAGGCGAGAGCCCTCGACCAGCGTGGTACCGCCGCCCATGAAGATGTCGGCCACCTTCAAATGCTTGAAAGCCCCCTTCTTCTGGTGGTTGGCGTAGTAGTTATCCCAGACCAGTTTGGCCGCGTGCGAGGGGTCGTCCGGCGCTTTGGTTGCCGCTGCGATCAACATCGAGCGGAACACGCTGGAACGTCGCCGCGCCCACCACTTCGACATCTGGTAGATCGGCTTGCCCGCGTTGCCCTCGATGATTGCCACCTGATTGACCGGCAGGATGGGGAAGTCGACCTCAAGGCAGGTCTTTGGCCGGTTCGGGTCGTTGAAATCAACGGTTTCGAGTGCGACCGCCTTGCCTGCGCCGACGGCCTTGGCGACTTGCTGTTGAAGTAGTTCTTTTTTGGTAGCCATTGCTTACATTAACCCAAGCGTTTGTTTTAACGCAGCATCTACCAGGTGCATGGATGGGCAATGGCCTATGGTTTTGTCTACTTCACGATCCAGAACAGTTGCGAGGTTATCCGTTACGACAACGGAATCTGAGCGCAAGCCCATGGTTTGTCCTTCCTTGCTTTGGTGTTGGAAGTGAACGCGTGTCGTACCTATCCGCGCGATGTTTGAAGTAATCAGGGCAATGATTTTTTGCGGCAAGCCGGTCGCCAAACCATCAGCTTGTACTACCAACGCAGGGCGTTTTTTGTATGTTTTCAAATCGGAATTGGGGAATCTCACTAGGATCACATCACCACGATTACAGGTCATCGTATGCCTCCATGCCCGGTGCGTCCCAGTCATCAGCGAAATTACGGAAGCGCAGATGTGTCTCAAGCGCCTCAACCGAACTCCAGCCTAATTGCTCAATGCTGGGGAATTTAGCGACGTGCGTAGTTACGGTGCTGGACGTGCCAAGTATGTAGTTGAATCCTTTGCCGATCCTATCCAGGTAGGATGGCTTGGGCGGCTCGGCAGCCGCTTGAATTTGTTGAACAGCCTGATACCACAGAGGTGGGATATTCAGCGCGTCTATCGTGGTTGGCAGCATGTCAGTACTCCGGTTGCATGAGTTCAATTGCTTTTGCTGTCAGTAATTGTTGAAAGAAAACTGCTTTTGAGCGGTCATGAATCTGATCGATTTGTGCTCGAACATCCTGCCAGCCACTCGGTTGTGAGCTCAAAAACGTTTCAAGATCAATTATTGAACCTTGAAGTCTTCCTTCAGGTAAATTGGCCTCTGCAGGCGTGGCAATTTGTATGACGTGAATATATTCGCCATCGGGCACTTCAACGCGCATTTGCAATGGTCGATTCTCTATGTTCCATTGCCCAATCTGAAATTTGACCTGCAGTGCTTTAAGGTCTGGAGCTGGATCAAGGCTAAGCAAGTCGATATAACGCAACGAGTGGCGCATGGGCGTCGGCACCAAGCCGCTACTTTCGATTACTTCCAGAAGTTTCAGAATTTTTTCCTTGAAAGCAGACCAGCCTGCATAGGGTTTTCTGCAATTCATGGTCACAATACGATCACCAACCTGAAACAGGAACGGGCTGCCAGGCTCTTCCATACGGTACTTGGCAGACAACCGTAGGTTCGGATCGAGCTGTGCGACGGGCGCTGGAATATCCGCAGTTGGCAAGCGATGCAATTGCAAATTCGGGTGATCAACCTTGAGGGCTGAATACAAGATTCCAGGCAGTAGATCGCCAACTGGCAAGCCCTCCTTGGGCTCAAACTGGGCTTGCCAAATGGCTTCGATCAGAGGTTCCTTTTTCAGGCGCGTAGGTATTTGGTTCATTTTCAGCCTCAATTCTTTGAAATTTCAACAAACGGTGACAGCACCTCCAGCAGCGAAAGTCCGCCGTGCGTCAACGTCGGGTAGCCGCCCTGGCTGCGCCATTTCCTGCGACCCAGGGCCAACAGGTCCGTGCCGTGAGGGCTGTTGATCTGCAATGCCACTGGGGGCACGAAAGGGCCGGTGTCTGCGGTTCCCGCCTTGCTGCGCGAGCTTCCAAACGTCTGCTTGAGGAACTGGCCGACCTCGCCGTCGGCATCAGGGAAGTAGCCGGTGGCGGCGTAGCCATGGTCGGAGGTGATGACCAGCCGTCGCCCGGTGGCGAGGCGTTCGACGAAGCTCCAGAAGTCGTCGCTGGACAACTGCTCGGCCACGTCCTTGGTCAATGGCTCCAGCCCTTGGCCTTGGCCCGCGATGTCATGCAGCTTGGCGTCTGGCCAGGGATGCCAGAAGATCTGGTTCGGCGCGCTTCCAATCAGGGCTTCGCAGTCCTTCCACGGCATGTCGACGCATTCCGTGTCGGCAGGTTGCAGCTTGTGCGCGAGGCCGCCGCCTTTGTTCTGGAGCTTGCTGCGGCTGGCAAAGCCGAGCGAACGGGCAAATGCATCGGTTTCGCCGGGCAGCTCGGAGGCGCAGGCAGCGACCGCGTGGGTGGTGAAGCCGCGCTCCTTTGCCCCCTGCAACAGCCACGGCAGCTCGCGCAGGGAGAGACCGTCGAGGATCAGCACCGCCTTGGCACCAAAAGGTTGTGCCCACCAGCGCATGAGGCGCTCCGACGTGCGCTCCACGTTATCGCCAAAGGTGTTCCACAAGTCCCAGCCGCTGGAGGAGAGGAACAAATCCAGCTCGCCAATTTCGCGGTCGCGCTTGACAACCTCGCTGGGCGCGTTGCCTGCGGCGAGAGGTTTCGACGCGATCCCGATCGCGTGGTCGATGATGACGCGCCAAGCGTCGGCGTCCGAGCCTTGCGTCAGCGATTGCAGCGCGCTGGTGGTGAGTGCCATCAGTCGTCCTCCTTCTCGAGGCTCAGCTCAAAGCTCATGCCTTCGGGCAACTTCTTGAGCAGTTCCTTGAGTTGTGCGCCGGTGGCGGCGGACACCTTGATGGATACCTCCGCGACCTTGGTGGCCGGGCCAATCCCCCAACTTTCGATCTTGCCGATCAGGTTGAGCGGCGATGTGGCGGGGTTCGACAGCAGGATGCGCGGCTTGGTGGTGGTGCCGTCGCCTCCGAATATGCCGCCCGGCGTCGGCGTTGGCGTGGGAGCGGGAGAACCACCCGGGATGGGTTCGGCTACGCTCGGCGTGGGGGCAGCGCCACCTCCCGGCGGAACACCCCCCGACGGCAGCGCGGGCGGCGCGGAGCCGCCGGTCGCAGGCACGGCCGAGGGCAGCATCACGAACACGTCGTCGAGGTGGCGTCCCGTGTCCGGGAGCTTGGGGCGCAGACGCCGCCACGCGGCGTCTTCATCTTCGCCCGGATGGGTTTGCAGGTACTCCCTGCCGCGCACGTTGATGGCGACATTGCCCTTGGCGCACAGACGCAGCAGGCGTTCCTTCATCCTCGTTTCGCCCAGCCACGGGATGCAGTCCTGACCAGCCGGGCGCGGCTCCTGAAGCTCGCGCAGCAGCTTGCCGACCGATTCGTTGTTGCCGGCGTATTCGAGCACCAGTTCTTCGAAGTCCTCCGGCACGAACAGGTCGCTGGCCAGCGCCTCCTCGATGGCCTCGGGAATCTGAGAACCCTGCTTGTCGAGCCGTTCGACGCTGAACTTGCACTGCGCGGGGTCGGCGAAGTTCCAGCGTTGCAGCACGGCGAAGCGGTCGAAACGCTTTTTTAGGTTTTCGCGCAGCGTGTTTTCGAACTCCTTGTGCAGCTTCTTGTATTCGGAGTTCTGGCCGCTCCATTCCTGCGCCTTCATCTCCGCGCGGGCGAGGATGAGCAAGTCACGATCCATGAAGGAATTGGTGCTGCCCGCGCGCGGCAGCAAGAAGCGCACTGTGTTGCGGCGCCTCTGCAACTGGTCTTTGAGCCAGCGGCCCAGCGTGGCGTCGAGCTTATCGGGCTCCTCGGGCAGCACGAGGATGGGCAGACGGTCATCCCATTTGTCGGGCTGCTCGGCGTCATCGAGCGCAGTCCAGGGATCGCTGACCCACGATTTCGGCAGGGCGATTACGCGGAAGGTCTTGGCGACTTCGTCGCTGCCGCCGATGACGTAGCGCACCTGCTTGGCGAGCTGCGCCTGATCCGCGCCGTCGGCGAACAGCTTGTCGTTGCGCGCGTAGGCCATGAGCTTGGCGCGCGGGTTTTCCTCTTCGCGGAACAGCAGCTTGGTGCCTTCCTGGTGGATGTTGAAGCTGTTCTCGACGATGGTGGCCAGTTCGACCTGGAAAGCGTTGTCGTCCACTGGCTTGTCGCGGGTGATGTCCAACTGCAGGGTGGCGGGATCGGCACCGGCGAGGTTGCCGACGGCAATCGAGCGCAGCCATAGCGCGCCGATGATTTCCTGTAGGTGTGGCGCGATGCTGGCGTGATCGTGCCGCGCTTCCTGCACCGAGATGATGTTTTGTTGGGCCTTCTCGCGCAGCGTGCGGTGATGCTGGTTGGCAACGGCTTCAAGCAATGCACCGATGCCCGAGGCGTCATCGTCCAGCCGGAAGTCGGCAGCAGTGAGCACCGGCACGACCTCGCCACGGCTCTTGTACAGGTTGGCGAGAATACGGATCAGGTCGCGCGTCTCCTGCGCATCGGTCGCGATAAGCACCTGCTCTTCGAGTAGGCGTAGCAAGTGCGGCGCGAAAGGCCACGATTCGGTGAACTCACGCCGCTTGCGCTCCTGCTCTGCGGGCGGCACGTCAAGCAATCGGAAGAACTCCGCCACGTGCTGCGCGACCAGCGATTCAATGGTGCCGCTGGGGATCTGCAAGCGGTTATCGAACAGACGATGCAGAAGCATGCGCCGGCGATCTTGCTGGATGCGCTCGGCGCTACCGCCCGCCTTGAAATCGATGGCGACCGGGTTGACGCGATGCACCTGCTGGTAGGCGTCGCTGCCGCCGTTGCGAACCGAGATCACCAGCACCAGCAGGTCGGGCCGTTCTTTCGCAATTTCCGAAAGGATCTGGATGAAGTTGAAGGCCCAGTTCTTCCATGGGTACTGCTTGGTGTTGGTGAGCCCGTCGTACCACGTCTGGAACTCGTCCAGAAGCAGCATCGTCGGTTTGTTCTCCAGCAGTTCGATGATGAGCTTGTCAGAAGGGATTTCCGTTTTGGACGCGCCTTGCCCCTCCCACTTGCCCTTAATGAATGTGCCGTGGGGGTGGTTCTCGAACAGAACGTCCCACAGAAACTTGTAGCGCTGACGATGCAGGCTTTCAGCGATGACGTGCATCCCGTCGCGTAGCGCGATCTTGCTGAGGTTGGGCTCGGCCAGCGTGGTCGCCCACGTATTGAGCCACGCGCTCGTCGAGATTGGGTCGGTGACCGCGTGGTACAGCGCGGCCATCAAGTGCGACTTTCCGAGGCCGCGTTCGCCGATCACGACCACGGGGCGTCCTTGGTTGGGACCAACGGCCTCGATGCCTTTCAGCAGGTCATGCGTGGGATAGGTGATCTCCAGGAACTGCTGAGCCGCGATCTGAGTCGCGCCCGTGTGCTGGTCGTTGGACAGCTCGATGGCTGTGCCCTTGAGGCGCTTGCCCCGGAATTCTTCTCGTAGCGTCAGTCCAAGCATTTTTTATGCCCCCAATCGTTCGATTGACCATCGGCCGTCTCGTCCCCGTCACCGCCGGTGGCAAGCCCTTCCATCGACTGCTGTTTGATCCAGCGGTCGATGTATGCGCGTGAAGCAGGAAAAAAAACAGGCCCCGGGGGGCCTGTTTTCGACATCGAAACCGAGACCGGTTCGAAAAATCAGAGCAAGCTGACTTGGTCAGCCTGTGGACCTTTGGCGCCCTGGACTTCGACGAAGCTGACCCGCTGGCCTTCCTTCAAGGTCTTGAAGCCCTCGCCCTGGATGGAGCGGAAGTGGACGAACAGATCGGCGCCACTTTCGCGCTGAATGAAGCCGTATCCTTTCGTTTCATTGAACCATTTAACGGTGCCCTGCTGAACTTGACTCATCTCTCTCGTCTCTCAATGTGGATCGAATGATGCCGCTGCCGACGGCGACCGGGCGAACTGGTAGCAGGAGATCGATGGCGCAAGTAGCTTTACCGGGAAGGGTACCGCGATGAATCCGCTGCCGCGTTTCCCAAGACGCAGTCCGGCGTAGAATACAGAAGCGATTTGAGGTTTTCAAACCTCAGATTTTCGCCCTCGAATTCGATCCCGCCGCAGTAGCATCGGGCATTCGCCGCGTGCACGGTGACCGCGGCCTCGAATCCTTCCATGACCGGCAGCTCGGCGAGTGACCAGCCTCCGGCTGGTCCCAATTCAGGCGGAATCTCCAGCCAGCGCGGGGGGCCTTCGAGGCTGGACACGCAGTGTTGAAGGCCCAGCGCCATGCCGCGTCCCGAGGCCTTGCCCAATGCCTCCTTGCGCACCCAAAGGCGGAGGAAGCCGCGAGTCATGGCATCGGTATCAAGGCCGCCGAGCTCCGCGTATTCGCAAGGTGCGAGGCAGCGCCGGGCCAATGTGTCCAGGGAGGCCAGCCGGCGCCGGGCCTCGATGTCGACGCCGACCGGGGTGTCCCGTGCCAGGGCCAGTATGATCCGCCCGCCGGAATGGCTGATATTGAATTCCAGTCCGTGGGAACCGCGAAGCGCCGGCTTCCCGTACTCGCCGATGCTGAATGCGAGTGATGCCGGGTCGCACCCCAGATACTGCCCCAGTACCGCCCGCAGGATCGTGCGGCCGGCGATGAACTGCGCTTTCGGGGTTGCCAACGAGAAACGGTCGGCCCGGGCCTTTTCTTCGGCGGAAAGCCATTCCTGGCGGAATGCGCGGCTGTCGCCGACCTCACAGTGCCACACATGGACCTGTCCGCTGGCGAGCGTCGCCGGCAAGGGTGGGAGGGCCTCATGGTCCATGTGTCGGGGCATCTGCGGGCTCGTAGAGGATGGGACTTGCGACGAGGGGCCGGCGGGAGCCGGCGTCCGCGATTGTATTTCCGGCCGAACCCGATGGCGAGCTTGTCACGCGCGCCACATTGCCGGACGATACTCCGTTCCCTTGTTTGTTCCAGAAAACGACTCGGCAAACGGTCCATGATCATGGCGACCTCGGTGTGTCCCCCTCGCAACCGCATCATCCTCGCCGGCCTGATCGGCAACGTGATGGAGTGGTATGACTTTGCCGTTTACGGCTATTTCGCCGGAGCGATCGGCAAGCTGTTTTTTCCGGCGGACGATCCCGCAGTCTCGTTGATCGCATCGTTCGGCGCCTTCGCCGCGGGTTTCCTGGTTCGCCCGATCGGCGGCTTGCTGTTCGGCCGGATCGGCGACCGGGCCGGGCGGCAGCAGGCGCTCACCTGGTCCGTCGTGGCCATGGCCGTGCCTACGGTGCTCATGGCTTTGCTGCCGACCCATGCCTCCATCGGTCTTGCCGCGCCGGTTGCCATCGTCCTGCTCCGCATCGTTCAAGGCTTGTCTGTCGGCGGAGAGTTCACCAACTCCCTGGTGTTCCTGGTCGAGCACGCTCCGTACCACCGCCGGGCGTTTACCGCGGTGTGGGGAAGCTGGGGCGCCTCCGCCGGCATACTCCTGGGTTCCGGCATCGGCGACCTGCTCACCCATGTGCTGAGCGAAGCGCAAATCCTGAGCTGGGGCTGGCGCCTGCCGTTCGTCGCGGGCGGCCTGGTGGCGCTCACGGGGTATTGGGTTCGGCAGGGGCTCAGGCCGGAACTGCCGGCCGGCGAGGGGGCGAGCCCGGTCCGCGCCGTTTTCGCCAGGCATAAGGGGGCGATGCTGCGCGTCGCGCTGCTGAACCTGGGTTTCGGCGTCGGCTTCTATGCGGCCTTCATTTATGCGGTGAGCTACATCAAGAACATCGACCATTTGCCGGAGGCGACGGTGTTCAACCTGAACACCTCGGCCATGGCCTTGCTGTTGCTGCTGCTGCCCGCCGCCGCCTGGATTTCCGACCGGCTCGGCCGCAAGCCGGTGCTGCTCGCCGGCTTCGGCCTGCTCGCCGCGGGCGCGATACCTTTGTTCCAATTCATGCATTCCACCGATCCTTTCACCATTTTCCTGGGCGAAGCCGGCTTCGCCGCGATCATCGGCTTGATCAGCGGGGGCATCGTCGCCACCAATGTCGAACTGGTGCCGGCGGAGGTGCGCTGCACCGGGCTGGCCTTCGCCTACAATGCGGCGGTGGGCTGTTTCGGCGGAAGCACCCCGCTGATCGCGGCCTGGCTGATCAATCGAACCGGCGACCCGATCATGCCGGCCTACTGGATCGCTGCGGCTGCCACCGTATCGTGGGTCACGCTCGTCTTGTTCGTGCGTGAATTCCACTTTCACATGCCCCGCTAGGCCGTGTCCGGCACCGCTGATTCCGGCCCGGACGGCGCGCCGCCCGCCGAACGGGCCGAGTCGGTCCTCCGCGACCGGATCGGCGCGCTATCCGGGCGCTGGCGCAACGGCGCTATCGGCGGCGCTGCTGGCCTGGCTCCAAGGCCGCTGGGCGCTGCGCCTGCCCATTCTTCCATGATGCGGCATTGCATGCCGGGCAACGGGCTTTGTTCCTCGCCGTGGCAGCGGCGCTCGAGGGCGGTTGTGTCGCGGAGTGCCTGGCCGATCCCGAGTTCTCGGCGCGCTTCGATGACCTGGTCAGCGACATGAACACCCATGTCGTCCACAGCCTTCAATATTTGCGCGCTATCCTGATCGAAAGAGCCCTGCGCGTCGAAGGCAAGGCCCCGAACGAGCGGATGTCCGCCGGCGGCTGGGACTCGATCGCCGCCCTGCTCGCTGCGCTGGGGGAGTGCCGGCGCTTCGGGCCGGCGGCGCGTATCGCGCTGGGGAGGTTGCTCGACGGTCGTCCGTCCGGCGCCGATGCCTGGGCCATCGAGCGCGCTCTGGCCGAATTCGCGAGAGCGGAAGATGCCGTGCGATTTCAAACCGTTCTTCCATCCAACGGGACGCAAGCATGAGCCAATCACTCTATGTCGCGGCAACCGAAGCTGACAGCGGCAAGGCCTTGGTGGCGCTGGGCCTGACCGAGTTCGCTTTGAGGAAAACGACCCGCGTCGGGTTTTTCCGGCCGGTGGTTCCGGACGGCGGCGGTCGCGACGAAGACATCGCCCTCGTGCTCGAACATTTTGCCCTTCAGCAGCACGACGAGGATTCCTATGCCCTGACCTACCGTGAGGCACAGGCGCTGCTCAGCGAAAACCGGGCTGACGAACTGCTGGAACGGATCATAGCGGCCTACAAGAAGCTGGAAGCGGGCTGCGATTTCATCGTCTGCATGGGCACGGACTATCTCGGCGAGATGGCATCCCTCGAGTTCGAGCTCAATTGCGAGATTGCGCGCAATCTGGGGGCGCCGGTCCTGATGGTCGGCAGCGCCCACGGAAAAACCCTGGACGAGGCGGTGCATCCGTTGGCGATAGCCGTAGATGCCTGCCGCGAGCGTGGCGGGCAAGTGGCCGGGGTATTCCTGAACAAGGCCGATCCGCAACGCCTGGACGCCTGCCGCGACGCGCTGGCCGGCCATTTCGGCGACAGGATCGGGCTGAAGGCGGTGATTCCGTTCGATGCCAGGCTCGGCCGTCCCACCGTGCGGGAGATCGCGGCGCGGCTGGACGCGGAAATCCTGAGCGGCGGAGAGCGCCTCGACGGGCTCGTCTCCGGCTATCTGGTGGCGGCCATGCAGTTGCAGCACGCCCTTACCTGGCTGCGAGAAGGGCAGTTGGTCATTACGCCGGGAGACCGCGGCGACATCATCGTCGGCATGCTGCAGGCCGACCGCTCGGCCCGCTACCCCTCGCTGGCCGGCCTGCTGCTGTCGGGCGGGCAGCGGCCCGAGCCTTCGATCCAGAGCCTGATCGAGGGCCTGCCGGATTCATTGCCCATCATCGCCGTGTCCGCGGATACCTACACCACGGCGACCCGGGCACTCCAGATCAAAAGCAAGCTCAGCGCCGGCGACCGCGGAAAAATCGAACGCAGCATCACCGCCTTCAACGATCACGTGGACACCGAATGTCTGGAATCCCAGGTGCGCAATGTCCGCTTCGAAGGCGTTACGCCGCGGATGTTCACCTACAATCTGATGCAGCGCGCCAAGGCGGACAAGCGCCACATCGTGCTGCCCGAATCCACTGACGCCCGAGTGCTGCGGGCCGCGGCCCTGCTCATCGAGCGCGAAGCCGTCCGCCTCACCTTGCTGGGGTCCAGGCAGGACGTGGAAAAAGCGATCAGGCGGCACGCCATCCTGCTGGACGCCGAGGCTCTGGATATCGTCGACCCGGCCACCGACGGTCGGCGCGAATCCTATGCGGAAACCTACTTCGAGCTGAGGCGGCACAAGGGCATGACCCTGGACGCCGCCCGCGACTGCATGCTCGACGTCTCCTATTTCGGCACCATGATGGTCTATCGCGGCGATGCGGATGGCATGGTCTCGGGAGCCATCCACACGACCCAGCATACCGTCCTCCCGGCCCTGCAGATCATCAAGACCCGGCCCGGCTGCTCGATCGTGTCTTCCGTGTTCTTCATGTGCCTGGAGGGCGGCGTGGTCGTATACGGGGACTGCGCGGTCAATCCCAACCCCACCGCCGAACAGTTGGCGGAGATCGCCATCAGTTCCGCCGACACGGCGAAGACCTTCGGAATC from Methylococcus geothermalis encodes:
- a CDS encoding DUF1156 domain-containing protein, coding for MATKKELLQQQVAKAVGAGKAVALETVDFNDPNRPKTCLEVDFPILPVNQVAIIEGNAGKPIYQMSKWWARRRSSVFRSMLIAAATKAPDDPSHAAKLVWDNYYANHQKKGAFKHLKVADIFMGGGTTLVEGSRLGMQMVGNDLNPVAWFVVKQELANVDLEEVKRLLADIKAEVKPHIMPYYYCDGPEGEKGTWTHLPTQKVMPADFDPLTIPREQRKDYKYEGPEIIYTFWAKHGPCQVTGCGHRTPIMTSPVMAVKTLTVKYWAHTCGKCGAAFDVEEEAARMAPDAPFYVAPTEAPYSVLDRKKGVICPHCGHTAMVKLGKGKNKKVELSLLVHPQWLAGEVRQDATGAPYGGSAQDDAAATARWNQARAAKIRLLEVRGKLPGEVTWPEAKTTFPTDRANKAGNGKFTCAQCGTTQDIIAALRPTGKTAPFGAYGVQGYAPKRDKAGMPYSGRFFAAFDVAHAKQYDAAFAEWEARKNADLKDYWPQSDIPPSLRAMIKDLIANGHGYQQWADMFNPRQLLVHAQLLKAIVEVGSYDWKVREYVLGAFQNYLRNQSMFAFWHVKKDHFVPALSNNNYHPKSTLIEVGVFSPMGYGPWTSCIPSLIEGRDWAIHPWEAVSAETLRRTDAALAGEISGKSEKVSPGDPVGEAEVFCGSSTELKQLADGGIDLVITDPPFGGILQYAELADFFYVWLRLVLKDKYPNYFTAEYTPKAVEVVANPFREKDDPDGFYQRLLTQCWREAHRILKPGGILAFTFHHSEDEPWVAVLESLFDAGFYLEATYPIRSDETKGENASFGAQKIEYDIIHVCRKRTEEPKPVSWGRMRREVMADVRQLQAMLENHAKEGLPAADLQVIRRGKALEYFSRHYGKVYVDEGQTLSVREALIGINQLIDEDANKGIEPPPVNAEPITRQFLRTFGAASELKRDQLQKFLRGTITTPDDFVQRGWCSEKNKVFIRTHALDFARDWVGKHRRRLTSDLDQALVLIGTCFDGSGINALDTLKNQNFRPHVALKPLLEWLHRNSPDQASRNAASRAVSIYNGWAAAQAVKPTQGTLFEEYEL
- a CDS encoding type II toxin-antitoxin system PemK/MazF family toxin, giving the protein MTCNRGDVILVRFPNSDLKTYKKRPALVVQADGLATGLPQKIIALITSNIARIGTTRVHFQHQSKEGQTMGLRSDSVVVTDNLATVLDREVDKTIGHCPSMHLVDAALKQTLGLM
- a CDS encoding TIGR04255 family protein is translated as MNQIPTRLKKEPLIEAIWQAQFEPKEGLPVGDLLPGILYSALKVDHPNLQLHRLPTADIPAPVAQLDPNLRLSAKYRMEEPGSPFLFQVGDRIVTMNCRKPYAGWSAFKEKILKLLEVIESSGLVPTPMRHSLRYIDLLSLDPAPDLKALQVKFQIGQWNIENRPLQMRVEVPDGEYIHVIQIATPAEANLPEGRLQGSIIDLETFLSSQPSGWQDVRAQIDQIHDRSKAVFFQQLLTAKAIELMQPEY
- a CDS encoding DUF499 domain-containing protein — protein: MLGLTLREEFRGKRLKGTAIELSNDQHTGATQIAAQQFLEITYPTHDLLKGIEAVGPNQGRPVVVIGERGLGKSHLMAALYHAVTDPISTSAWLNTWATTLAEPNLSKIALRDGMHVIAESLHRQRYKFLWDVLFENHPHGTFIKGKWEGQGASKTEIPSDKLIIELLENKPTMLLLDEFQTWYDGLTNTKQYPWKNWAFNFIQILSEIAKERPDLLVLVISVRNGGSDAYQQVHRVNPVAIDFKAGGSAERIQQDRRRMLLHRLFDNRLQIPSGTIESLVAQHVAEFFRLLDVPPAEQERKRREFTESWPFAPHLLRLLEEQVLIATDAQETRDLIRILANLYKSRGEVVPVLTAADFRLDDDASGIGALLEAVANQHHRTLREKAQQNIISVQEARHDHASIAPHLQEIIGALWLRSIAVGNLAGADPATLQLDITRDKPVDDNAFQVELATIVENSFNIHQEGTKLLFREEENPRAKLMAYARNDKLFADGADQAQLAKQVRYVIGGSDEVAKTFRVIALPKSWVSDPWTALDDAEQPDKWDDRLPILVLPEEPDKLDATLGRWLKDQLQRRRNTVRFLLPRAGSTNSFMDRDLLILARAEMKAQEWSGQNSEYKKLHKEFENTLRENLKKRFDRFAVLQRWNFADPAQCKFSVERLDKQGSQIPEAIEEALASDLFVPEDFEELVLEYAGNNESVGKLLRELQEPRPAGQDCIPWLGETRMKERLLRLCAKGNVAINVRGREYLQTHPGEDEDAAWRRLRPKLPDTGRHLDDVFVMLPSAVPATGGSAPPALPSGGVPPGGGAAPTPSVAEPIPGGSPAPTPTPTPGGIFGGDGTTTKPRILLSNPATSPLNLIGKIESWGIGPATKVAEVSIKVSAATGAQLKELLKKLPEGMSFELSLEKEDD
- a CDS encoding cold-shock protein, which translates into the protein MSQVQQGTVKWFNETKGYGFIQRESGADLFVHFRSIQGEGFKTLKEGQRVSFVEVQGAKGPQADQVSLL